Part of the Maridesulfovibrio sp. genome, TGTCTTCACAGCCAAGGGAGTGAAGGGGATAGGCGGCTTGCTGCTGGCATGGGTGCTGGCTATGAAGTTCGGTGCTTACGGAACCGGTCTTTTTTTTATCGGCTACACTTTTGCTTTTCTTTGTGCCAATTTTGCTCAGCTGGGACTCGGTAACGCGTGTTTACGCTATATTCCACAGGTCAGGGAACAGCATGAATCCAATCTTTCTGCTATGTGGACCATTTCACAGTTGATTGTTGGGGGCTTTGCGTTACTGCTTTCTGGCGCGGTTATGTTCTATGCTGAACCTGTTGCCGGTTTGGTTTTTAAAAATGTGTCAAAATGGGCGTATATTTTTTATGCTTCCCCCATTATTTTTTTTTGGAGCCTGACCAGAACCAACATAATGGTCCGCCAGAGCCTTGGCGATATGTCTGGAATCACGGTGGTGGAAAATCTCATAATTCCGCTGGGCATGTTGCTTTTGTCTGCTTCGGCCTTTGTTATCGATTTTGATGTCCTTTGTTTTCTTTCCGCAGTCACCGCTCTTTATGCGGTATCGTTCTTATATTCTTTTTTTAGTACGCGCGGGGATTACGGTTTACATTTCTCCCTGCGGCTGCACAGTTCCGTAAGTGTCCGGGAAATTGTTGTTTATTCCATTCCACTTTTGATTGTCGCATTTTCTCAGACTTCATTGATCTGGATAAATACACTTATCCTCGGCGCTGTGGGCGCGGTGGTTGATTCCGCTCTCTTTGTGGCTGCCATGAAAGTTGCGGTGAGCATTTCCATACTGCTTTACACATTCAACAGCGTTTATGCTCCGCAGATTTCTGCTGTTTACGCTCGTGAAGATAATGAAGCTCTTTGCTCCATGTACCGCGAGGCCACCCATGCATTGACTTTGTTCTCATTCATCCTGCTGGCCGGGGTGGCTGTTTATGCAGATGTCATCATGAACTTTTTCGGGGCGCAATACACTGCCGGGACAAGTTGTCTGCTTTGGATGCTACTCGGACAGATCTGCAATTGCTACACTGGACCGGTGGGATACCTGCTGATTCTTTCCGGTAAATCAAGGCTTGAGGTCTTCAACACGGTTGCAGGATTGATTCTCAATGCGGGGCTCTGTGTGCTGCTTTACAACAGCCTAGGGGTGAGCGGTGCCGGTTTGGCTTTCTGCTTTTCCAATGTATTGATTAACCTGCTTCGCTATTTTCAATGCCGTAATTCTTTCGGAATCAGTTGGCTGGACAGCAAACAGAAATTCTTTGTTTTTTTACAGTTGTTTATAGTTGGTACTTATATGATTTTATACAGCTATGGTGTGAATAGAGAGTTGTCCGTTGCGGTCCTTTTGATTTCATATTTGCTGCTTAATATCAATAATATAAGGTCGTTGGCCGCAGGTTTGCGTTCTCGTAATTAAAACAGGTGCAGGCTTTGCTCCGGAACAGCTACTTTGATGGGCAGTCCCGGTTCCAACTCGCCATTTCCAATCATTTTCCTCGGAACAAGGGCATAGATTTCCATGCCGTCGTAATCAAGAGTTACCCGGGCATGGAAGCCTCCGGCTGTTATGCCTTTGACTGTGGCGTAAAAGCTGTTCTGCCCGTTGTGTTTTCCAATCTCACTGCCCAGCAACACTTCTTCAGGACGGAAGGCCAATCTTGTTTCCGAACCTGATCTTTTTTTGGTGTAAGTCAGGTTCAGGTCGCTAAACTTTACGTAATCAGTCATGGGTGTGCAGGGGTAGATGTTGGACATACCAACGAATCCGGCCACGAACTCAGAACCCGGAGAGTTGAAAATATCCCTGATTTTACCTTTGCGGATCAGCTTACCGTTTCTGATGATGGCTCCATTGGTGGAAAGATAGAGTGCTTCGTCAAAGTCGTGGGTGACCATGACAAAGGTTATTCCGGTTTCGCGATGAAGGTTTTTAAGCAGGTCTTGAACTTCCTGACGGAAAGCCGGGTCCAAAGCGGAAAGCGGCTCATCAAGTAGCAGCACTGCCGGGTCCACCAGCAGGGCGCGGGCAATGGCAGCGCGTTGACGCTCTCCGCCTGAAAGGTGACGAGGGGTTCGGGCCAGCAGGTGGGAAATATTCAGCTTTTCGGCAAGTTCTTCTGCTTTGCGCATTGCGCTGTCTGCGCTGATACCTTTATATTTCGCGCCGAAGGTTATGTTTTCCAGCACGTTACGGTGCGGGAATAGTGCGTAATCCTGATAAACAATGGACAGTCCCCGTTTTTCAGGAGGCAGATAGGTAATTTCACTGCCGGAAATTTTTATGGAGCCGGATGATACCGGAACCAGTCCGGCAATTGTCTCCAGCAGCACAGATTTACCGGAACCTGTAGGTCCGAGCAGGGTGAAGAAATCCCCTTCCGGGATGTGAAGGCTGATGTCCTGCAGAGAAAATTTAGGCAGTTTAACGTTGAGCTTTTCAATTTTGATCATGATTCTCTGCTCCCCAGTCCGCGTGAAAGAAGTCGCAGTGCAGCAAACAGCACCAATGATAGAAAAATCAGCCAGATAGCCACAGGACGTGAATAGGAAAGCCCGTAGGCGGTGAACCGTTCGTACATCAGCACTGGTGCGATCATGGGATGGTAGGCAACGATAACAACTGCGCCGAATTCACTCAGCGCGCGGGCCATGCACATGATCATCCCGGTCAGTAATGAACGCCAAGCCAGCGGCAAGGTAACCCGCAGAAATGTCTGTGTAGGTGAAGCCCCTAAGGTTCGGGCTGCTTTTTCGAGTCTCTCGGGAACAGCTTCAAATCCGTCCCGTGCGGCATTGAGATAAAAAGGTAACCCAACAAAGACCAGAACAGCTACAATGCCTGTATTTGTACCCATAATGCGGATTCCGGCATCCAGAAGCATCTGCCCTATCCAGTGATTTCGTCCGGCAATGGACAGCAGTGCAATACCGATTACCGGATGCGGAATCATAATCGGCATGTCTATGATGGATTCCACCAGTGCTTTGCCTTTGAAATCCTTGCGGGCCAGCATGAAGGCGAAAGGAGTGCCGATGGTAAAAGATATGAGTGCCGCCATACCGGAACAAAGCATGCTGCGACTGATGGCTGCGCGAACATCCGGGTCCATGATGGTTTCAAGAAGTTCATTTACGCTTGAGCCTAATATCAACTGGCTTAACGGAACCAGAATGAAGCCTAGGACCAGAATGGTGGAAAGAACTGAGCTGACTGAAGTCTTGTGGAATTTTTTCATAGGCGGGAATTAATGAAAGCCGGGGATCTCCCCGGCTTTCATTTTTGGTCGGATTATTTATTTACTTTTACAAGTTTCTGCAGTTCAGCGGGCATGTTCTTAACCATGGCTTCATCAGGGACAATGGCAGGAACAAAAGGAGGCTGGCCCATTTCTTTCAGGATTTTCAGGCCGCCTTCAGGGGAGAGCATGTAAGCCATGAAAGCAGTGGCTGCAGCTTTGTTGGGGGCGTCCTTAAGCTTGGTGATACCGTAAGTGATTGATTTTCCAACACGTTCAATGGTGGTGCCGGGTTTATTGCCGCTTACAGTTACTTTCGCCTGTTTGTAGAAGTTGTTGTATTTGTAGTCGGAAAGATTGATGTGTTTATCAAGGGTAATGTATTTCAGGCCGTGCTGTACTGCCACGGAGAGGTATTCCCAAGCGTAGTCCATGTTTCCTGTTTTGAGCAGTGAGATCAGTTCAACTGATTTGGGGCGGACCCATTCTTTCTTGCGCTGTTTGATGAGTTTATCAAAGAGGCCTTCTTTGCCGTAAAATTTTTCAGCCAGCTGCATAACCATCACGCTGCGGTAGCCGCAGGGATCAAGGTTGGGATCTGAGTGACCCCAGACAACGCCGGGCTTCTGGATGATTTCATACCAGTTGTCGGAATTGATCTCAGATGCGTATTTGGACTGGTCTGTGTAACAGAGAACAAGCTGGTTGGTTGCAAAGCGGATGTTGAAATCTGCAAACTTGGGAATCAGGTTTTTGTCGATGACAACGTAGTCTGCGGAAGCCATGATATCAGCAGGTTTGCCCACTTCAGAGATCATACGTGCCATTTTGGTGGAACCACCGGCCTCGCGTTTGATGTCAACGCCGGGATGCATGGCTTCGAATTCCTTTTCCATCTTAGCAAGGGGAACGGAAAGGCTGCCGGCGTGGAACATGATTACATCGCCGCTGAGTTTTTCGGTTGCAAAGCCCGGAACAGCGGATACCAGTGAAAGCATGACGAGAATCACTCCTAAAGATATTGAACGCATTTTTTTTCTCCAGTTTAGGATAATTAAAAAAATAAGGGAATTGGAATAACCGTATATTTTGTAGGGGAATTATTGTCAAACATGACATATGTCATGGAGAGCATAATTAAGGGGCGTGAGTTTGGGCAGAAATAGATAGGCATAAAAAAAGCAGCATTAATATGCTGCGTGGTAAATTCCCTGCGGTGGGATTTATGAAGAAACATGGGCGCAAAAGTCAGGTCAGCTTGTCAGTCAGTTCCTGATTTTTGCGCCTTCCCTTGTTTCAATAGCCGCAAGTTGTTGAGGTTGTTATTGTGTGCGGCCTGCGTGATTGCAATTGGGTTACTGTGAAATCTGCTTTGTTGTTTTTGTTGCGATGTCGTTGTCGTTGCAGAGCCTCACGCGGTTGTAAAACAGATCTTCAGGTTCGGCCTTGCTGAACAGTTCCTGCAGCAGGACATTTAAAAACATGCTCTTGCTGATTCCAAGATTCTGGCAGGCTTCTTCGATCTTTTCATTGATTTCATGGTTCAGGTACACATCTGATAGGCGTGTATGCATAATTTCCTCCTTATCTTCTAAGTGGTGTCTATGGTATATTGAGTTTTGATTCAATGTTTCTTCGTTTACCACTAGTAATAACATAATACGAAAAAACAGTTATGTACAGTGGGTTGCGCGTTTTTAACCGTTCTGTCGTCAATCCTTAAACTTAACATTGAGTAGAAGACTGAATGGATGTGCAGTTTGTGAACTTGTGCATTGCACATATGTGCAAAAAATATGTGCAAGAAAATGTGCAGGGTGAGTAAGTGAAAAAGTTTATTTTGTTTAAGTTGCTGTAAATAAAGGAATAGCTTTTTTGGCACGCTAGATGCTAAATGGAAATACAAGACGGGCGAAGAAATTGTTCCCCTGCACTTTCTTCAACAAGTGCCCGAATATACATATAGTCTTCATTCCTCATCATCACTCCTTTAAGTACAAAAAGGACCGGGACACCTCCAGCCCGGTCCTTTTGTATTTTTATAGTTTAACTCTTCTTTCCCAATTGCTGGATCACATTTCCACCCACAATAAACAGAAGTCCCATTAGCGTTGAAGGCAGAATTTCCTCACCAAGAATAAAGTGGATCAGGATCAGCGACAGGAATGGTGACAGGAAAATAAGGTTGCTCACCCGTGATGCCTTTTCAGTCAATTTCAAGGCATTCAGCCAGAGAGCGAAAGTTATCCCCATTTCAAAGAAACCCACATATGCAGCCGAAAGTATTGCCGGGGCATTGAACGGCGGCGGACCGGAGAAGATAAGCATGGCTCCGGCTACCAGCGGCAGTCCGAAACAGAAGTTTAAAAACAGCCCCACCAGCGGGTCGGATTTACTTTTTGTGTTCATGATCCAGTATAGCGACCAGAGTATAGTGCTGAACAAGGCTAGAAATACCCCGTAACCATTACTGAATTGAATATTTAGCAGATTGCCGTGGGTGGAAATTACCACCACACCCAAGTAGCTGGTCAGGATTGCCAGCAGTTCGCGCATGGTCATTTTTTGGCCCAGCAGGGGGATGGAAAGCAGTGAAAGAGTGATTGCCCATGTGTAATTGAGCGGCTGGGCTTCCTGTGCGGGGAGCAGGTCGTAGGCCTTAAACAGTACTATATAATACAGGAATGGATTGATCAGTCCGGGGAGGCCGTTTTTGAGTAACTCTTTTATACTCATGCACTTTATCTGCGCGGTTTTATTCTGTATCTTCAAAATTAAGAAAAGGGAGAAGGTGGAGAAAATAACCGCATAGAAGAGTAGTTGCAGCGGGTCCATGTAGCCTAGGGCTATTTTGAATGCCGAGGCAACTGTAGACCAAATGAGAACGGCTGAAAGTCCATAAAGGTATGCTTTTTTCTGGTTGTGCTGCTGCATTTTCTAATTGCTCCGCTGTTGCCTGAATTTGATTAATGGTGCATGTAACAGTGCATTCGAATTATCAAAAAAAGAAAAACAAGCCTAGTCGTAATAGATTCAAGTTTGGATTCGGGAGGAAAAATGAAGATTACTTTTATGGGTGCTGCTAAAACTGTCACCGGTTCCTGTTATATCATTGAGACCGAAAATACCAGATTCGCTGTTGATTGCGGTCTTCACCAGGGTAACGCTGAAATTGAAAAACGTAACCGGGGTATTGCGGATTACGATCCGAAGAATCTTGATTTTATCCTGATTACACATGCTCATATTGATCATACCGGATTGCTTCCTGCTGCGGTGCGGGCCGGATTTAAAGGTCCCATCTACATGACCACTCCGACCCGCGATCTGCTTGATATTATGCTGCTCGATAGTGCCTACATTCAGGAAATGGAAACCGAGTGGACCAACCGTAAAAGGTTGCGCAAGGGAATGTCCCCCATTTCTCCTATCTATCAGCAGGACGATGCGCTGAAGACCGTACCGCTCATGCGCACAGTGCAGTATGGAGCCAGTTTCGACCCCGCTGAAGATGTGACTGTAAACTTTAAGGATGCAGGACATATTCTCGGTTCCGCATTTATTGAGTTGTGGATCAAGGAAGGCGGGGAGACTACCAAGATTGTTTTTTCCGGTGACCTTGGACACAAGGACCAGCTTATCGTCCGTAACCCCAGTATTATCGAAAAGGCTGATTACCTGCTTATGGAATCAACCTACGGGGATCGCAATCACAAGGACTCCTCCAACAGTCTTGGGGAATTGGCTGAAGCTATTAAATGGAGTTACGAACGTGGCGGCAAGGTAGTTATTCCGGCATTCGCTGTGGAACGTTCCCAGCAGCTTATCTACACCTTGCATCTGCTTTACAAAGACGGCAAGCTTCCAGCTGACATGCCTGTCTATCTGGACAGTCCTCTTGCCATCAGAGCCACCGAGATTTTTAAAAACCATCCGGAATTTTTTGATCTTGATACTAAAGAGTTGATGCATAACGGCGATGATCCCCTTTCTTTGCCAAACCTTAAATTTACCCTGACCACGGAAGAATCGCAGGCCATCAACAATACTAAAGGTCCGGCCATTATTATTTCTGCAAGCGGCATGGCCAACGCTGGGCGTATCAAGCATCACCTGCGTCATAATATCTGGCGAAAAGATTCCAGTGTGGTATTTGTAGGTTATCAGGGTGTGGGTACTCCGGGCCGCAAGTTGGTAAACGGCGCTGACAGCATCACCATTTTCGGAGAAAAACTGGCTGTGGAGGCGAGAATCTTCACTATTAACGGTTTTTCCGGTCACGCCGGTCAGGATGAGATGCTTGATTGGCTGAAAAACTTTGACAGTCCGGCTATGAAAGTCATATTGACCCACGGCGAGCCGAAAGGGCAGAAAGTGCTGGCCGGTCTGATCAAGCAGGAACTTGGTTACAAGGTGCATATTGCTGATTACCGGGAAGAACTCATGCTTGTGCCCGGCGGAGAAATACAGCCTGTAGCCAAGGGGATGTCTGCCAAGCCGGGAATTGACTGGGATTTTCTGCTCAAGGACTCTGAAAAACTTTTTACTGAATTCAGAAGCAGGCTCGATAAAGTGCAGGCTCAGTCCTTCCTCAGCCAGACCGAGCTGCGGGACAGGCTGCTTGAAATCAATCGTCAGGTTGTGGAACTTATTTCGGAATTGTAGATATGAGACTTATTAGCGGCAAATACGGCGGGCGGGTAATCAAAACCGCCAGCGGCCCCGGATACCGTCCGGCAACCTCCAAGGTTCGGCAGGCTATTTTTTCCATGCTCGAATCAAGGGGCGTGGAGTGGGACGGTCTGCGTGTTGCGGATATGTTCGCCGGGAGCGGCAGCCTTGCCATTGAGGCCTTGAGCCGTGGTGCGGAGTTCGCTCTTTTTGTGGAGAAAAACGGACGTGCCGCGAACTTGATTAGTACCAATCT contains:
- a CDS encoding polysaccharide biosynthesis C-terminal domain-containing protein, whose product is MSSEHSNLKKLILVFTAKGVKGIGGLLLAWVLAMKFGAYGTGLFFIGYTFAFLCANFAQLGLGNACLRYIPQVREQHESNLSAMWTISQLIVGGFALLLSGAVMFYAEPVAGLVFKNVSKWAYIFYASPIIFFWSLTRTNIMVRQSLGDMSGITVVENLIIPLGMLLLSASAFVIDFDVLCFLSAVTALYAVSFLYSFFSTRGDYGLHFSLRLHSSVSVREIVVYSIPLLIVAFSQTSLIWINTLILGAVGAVVDSALFVAAMKVAVSISILLYTFNSVYAPQISAVYAREDNEALCSMYREATHALTLFSFILLAGVAVYADVIMNFFGAQYTAGTSCLLWMLLGQICNCYTGPVGYLLILSGKSRLEVFNTVAGLILNAGLCVLLYNSLGVSGAGLAFCFSNVLINLLRYFQCRNSFGISWLDSKQKFFVFLQLFIVGTYMILYSYGVNRELSVAVLLISYLLLNINNIRSLAAGLRSRN
- a CDS encoding ATP-binding cassette domain-containing protein; protein product: MIKIEKLNVKLPKFSLQDISLHIPEGDFFTLLGPTGSGKSVLLETIAGLVPVSSGSIKISGSEITYLPPEKRGLSIVYQDYALFPHRNVLENITFGAKYKGISADSAMRKAEELAEKLNISHLLARTPRHLSGGERQRAAIARALLVDPAVLLLDEPLSALDPAFRQEVQDLLKNLHRETGITFVMVTHDFDEALYLSTNGAIIRNGKLIRKGKIRDIFNSPGSEFVAGFVGMSNIYPCTPMTDYVKFSDLNLTYTKKRSGSETRLAFRPEEVLLGSEIGKHNGQNSFYATVKGITAGGFHARVTLDYDGMEIYALVPRKMIGNGELEPGLPIKVAVPEQSLHLF
- a CDS encoding ABC transporter permease, with translation MKKFHKTSVSSVLSTILVLGFILVPLSQLILGSSVNELLETIMDPDVRAAISRSMLCSGMAALISFTIGTPFAFMLARKDFKGKALVESIIDMPIMIPHPVIGIALLSIAGRNHWIGQMLLDAGIRIMGTNTGIVAVLVFVGLPFYLNAARDGFEAVPERLEKAARTLGASPTQTFLRVTLPLAWRSLLTGMIMCMARALSEFGAVVIVAYHPMIAPVLMYERFTAYGLSYSRPVAIWLIFLSLVLFAALRLLSRGLGSRES
- the wtpA gene encoding tungstate ABC transporter substrate-binding protein WtpA, coding for MRSISLGVILVMLSLVSAVPGFATEKLSGDVIMFHAGSLSVPLAKMEKEFEAMHPGVDIKREAGGSTKMARMISEVGKPADIMASADYVVIDKNLIPKFADFNIRFATNQLVLCYTDQSKYASEINSDNWYEIIQKPGVVWGHSDPNLDPCGYRSVMVMQLAEKFYGKEGLFDKLIKQRKKEWVRPKSVELISLLKTGNMDYAWEYLSVAVQHGLKYITLDKHINLSDYKYNNFYKQAKVTVSGNKPGTTIERVGKSITYGITKLKDAPNKAAATAFMAYMLSPEGGLKILKEMGQPPFVPAIVPDEAMVKNMPAELQKLVKVNK
- a CDS encoding DMT family transporter, with protein sequence MQQHNQKKAYLYGLSAVLIWSTVASAFKIALGYMDPLQLLFYAVIFSTFSLFLILKIQNKTAQIKCMSIKELLKNGLPGLINPFLYYIVLFKAYDLLPAQEAQPLNYTWAITLSLLSIPLLGQKMTMRELLAILTSYLGVVVISTHGNLLNIQFSNGYGVFLALFSTILWSLYWIMNTKSKSDPLVGLFLNFCFGLPLVAGAMLIFSGPPPFNAPAILSAAYVGFFEMGITFALWLNALKLTEKASRVSNLIFLSPFLSLILIHFILGEEILPSTLMGLLFIVGGNVIQQLGKKS
- a CDS encoding MBL fold metallo-hydrolase, whose product is MKITFMGAAKTVTGSCYIIETENTRFAVDCGLHQGNAEIEKRNRGIADYDPKNLDFILITHAHIDHTGLLPAAVRAGFKGPIYMTTPTRDLLDIMLLDSAYIQEMETEWTNRKRLRKGMSPISPIYQQDDALKTVPLMRTVQYGASFDPAEDVTVNFKDAGHILGSAFIELWIKEGGETTKIVFSGDLGHKDQLIVRNPSIIEKADYLLMESTYGDRNHKDSSNSLGELAEAIKWSYERGGKVVIPAFAVERSQQLIYTLHLLYKDGKLPADMPVYLDSPLAIRATEIFKNHPEFFDLDTKELMHNGDDPLSLPNLKFTLTTEESQAINNTKGPAIIISASGMANAGRIKHHLRHNIWRKDSSVVFVGYQGVGTPGRKLVNGADSITIFGEKLAVEARIFTINGFSGHAGQDEMLDWLKNFDSPAMKVILTHGEPKGQKVLAGLIKQELGYKVHIADYREELMLVPGGEIQPVAKGMSAKPGIDWDFLLKDSEKLFTEFRSRLDKVQAQSFLSQTELRDRLLEINRQVVELISEL